One Saimiri boliviensis isolate mSaiBol1 chromosome 7, mSaiBol1.pri, whole genome shotgun sequence genomic window, AACACTACATAAATTAGGTACTTCTATTTAAAGTAGAAAATGATTACTTTCTATACCTTATTAAGAAGATCTTGAAGAATAAAGTTTGAGGACCTTAATGCCATACTTTAGATTTTTAGAAATTACACATTAATGGAGTAGTTAGCAGGGCCCATTTTTCTGAGAATTAGGCTCTTAACTTTCAGTTGCAATTTAGATGTTTCAAAAGaagttatttaaacatttaagcGTCTTTGCATGATTTTATCCACTTATGTTATTTGGGATAAGCATTTATTTGTTCTTCgagtaatattttctttcaacttttttttttgtggcagatGTTTATAAATTCTTCTGTGGGATCAGACGGCACGCCTATTGTAACCAGAAAGCTCCACGTATAGCAGCAAGGATGGATGAACAGGCTCTATTAGGGCTAAATCCAAATGCTGATTCAGACTTTAGACAAAGGGTAAGTTACTCTgctgaatcattttttaaagcatgtcaCCACAGATTTGTATTAGAGGACTTGAATAAAAATAtacctgacaaaggtctaatttgggtagaaatgaacagaaaccaaaaaaaagttgagctgtttgaatatattttgaatacagaAACATTGAgtgttgtgatttattttctgtttacttgGCCAAACAAGAATGTTAAAATCACATGAGATTGAAGGCAGATCTTTATGCATCATCAgtcattatttctaattatttaaaagttgtaaTGCAAAGGATTCATTTGAGGGACTCTCCATAGCAGCAGACATgcgtattttatttttttcattacttgGCTTTGTGTATGCAAGCTATTTAATGCTTgccttaattattattattatttaaattttaaatttttttgtagagatggggtttcaccatcttgcccaggctggtcttgaactcctcagctcaagtgatccgcccaccttggcctcctaaaatgctggaattacaggcatggccaccctgcccagccacaTTAGTGATACTTAACATTCTTGTTATTTGGTCTAGGCAGACATAAATAAGCAGTTGTGATAGGCTATgtcttaaataaaatgattacatgACAAGAATCCATTATCAAGTGCTGGGATCGTTGGATAAATGTAAACAATTAAATATAATGTGGCCTGCAACTATAATCATGACTATAGCTGAATGAGACAATATAAAGAATgagcctataatttttttttttttttttttttgagacggagttttgctcttgttacccaggctggagtgcaatggcgtgatctcggctcaccgcaacctccgcctcctgggttcaggcaattctcctgcctcagcctcctgagtagctcggattacaggcatgtgccaccatgcccagctaatttttttttgtatttttagtagagacggggtttcaccatattgatcaggatggtctcgatctcttgacctcgtgacccacccgcctcggcctcccaaagtgctgggattacaggcttgagccaccgcgcccggccgagcctataatttttttaaagaaatgggcgTTCTGAAGTATAGGGTAAGTGGAAGGGAAAGgcattttctttatacttttcatgACAAAGAATGCTTTTTATAAATTAGCTAAATGAGGTTAATAATCTCACTGAATATTATAGTAGTTTTTCgtattttaagaaaaacaccTTTTAAAGCAGGAAAAATCCCAACTAGTTTCTAGTATGGTACCATGTGTATGTTTCTGCTACTAAATAAGTAGCCCTGCAGATACTGTAAGTATCAAGCTAATTACAAGATACCTATCTAACAAGTAAGGACatcaaaagacatttaaaatccaTGGCTTCTGTGTGTAAACAAATCTTTCTTGCCATAGAGTTTTATATTACCAGCCTTCAAACACAGTTGAAGCATCATAGATCTTTACCTGTAGTCTAGCTTGGTATTGCATGCTTATAATTAAAAACCTTTGACTATATGTTTAGTTGTTAGATGgcctttgttgttatttttatgtgCCTCTTGagatcttttatttcttaagttaCAGCAtccagttgttgttgttttttctgggAGATTTTTTCAAagcatccaatttttttttttttttttttttttttgagacggagtttcactcttgttacccaggctggagtgcaatggtgcgatctcggctcactgcaacctccgcctcccaggttcaggcaattctcctgcctcagcctcctgagtagctgggattacaggcacgtgccaccatgcccagctaattttttgtatttttagtagagacggggtttcaccatgttgaccaggatggtctcttatctcttgacctcgtgatccacctgcctcggcctcccaaagtgctgggattacaggcttgagccaccgcgcccggcctcaaagcATCCAATTTTTTTACTATGTgccatgatttctttttcagaaaagtaaaacCAGTACATTATTAGTGGCTTTAATACAGAAGTTGTGctttttatcaataaaaatggGTTCTGTCACAGACGTGTTTTAAGCATCCAGGTCCAGGCATAATTTGATATCCCATTTGGCCAATCTGATTAAcaatttattcaaatgaaaaggGAAGAAATCTTAAGAAAAGTGAATTCTCAAAGCCCTTTTGTTGCCAGTTCAGGAGTAGTGGAAACTTAATTCAGTTTGGTGGTGAGCAGAATAACTGCCCGCCAACACCAATTGCTCAGTTGtctatctttaattttcttttttactgggCAATAAAATTGAACTGACTTGTCATGTAGAGTCAATAAACCATTAGAAAAAAGGTATGAGGTAGAACTAGGTGATGAAAGCTAGGACTTGTTCATCAATGttgtagaattttgttttttttaaattgttagtaATGCATGCATTTAGAATACAAAGGCTTTGGTTAAAAACTAAAAACCTGAAGGACGTTGGTGTTGAGGTTGGCGTACGTATCAAGGACAGTAATTAACTATGGCTTCTGAAGTTTTGGCAAAACCTCAGATGCGTGGTCTTCTGGCCAGGCGTCTGCGAATTCATATGGTTGGAGCATTCCTGATATCCCTGGGGGTTGCAGCTCTCTATAAGTTTGGTGTGGCTGAACCAAGAAAGAAGGCATATGCggatttctacaaaaattacagtCCCGAGAAAGATTTTGAGGAGATGAATAAGGCTGGTGTCTTTCGTAGTATAAAGTGATCTTGGAATAGAAAGAATTTCTTCAGGTTGAATTACCTAGAAGTTTGTCGATGACTCGGGCTCCTGAACTATGACACATGAATATGTGGGCTAAGAAATAGTTTCTCttgataaataaacatttaacaaataaaaaaaaaaaaaaaaaaaaaaaaaactaaaaacctttCAGGTTATCTTTcctctcctacttttttttttttttttttttgagacggagtttcgctcttgttacccaggctggagtgcaatggcgcgatctcggctcaccgcaacctccgcctcctgggttcaggcaattctcctgcctcagcctcctgaatagctgggattacaggcacgcgccaccatgcccagctaatgttttgtatttttagtagagacggggtttcaccatgttgaccaggatggtcttgatctcttgacctcgtgatccacccgcttcggcctcccaaagtgctggaattacaggcttgagccaccgcacccagcctcctctcctactttttaaaaaaatacaacatttggccaggtgtggtaatctcagcactttgggagtccaaagcaggcggatcatgtgaggtcaggagtttgagttgagaccagcctgaccaacatggagaaacccgtctctactaaaaatacaaaattagctggacttggtgggtcatgcctgtaatctcagctgcttgggagtctgaggcaggagaatcgcttgaacccaggagggggaggttgcggcaAGCCGAGGCCGTGTCatcgtactctagcctgggcaacaagaacaaaactccatctcaaaacaaaagtaaaaataaaaataaagtaaaatgcttGTCTTTGGCTTAAAACCTgctattattaaagaaaatggtATGCCATGGCAGTTCTAGCAGCTGAAACCACCTCTCCCCTCTTTCATAAGTGAAATATTAGGTGGTAATCCAACATACATGATTAACCTCTATCTTGTCCTCTGGCCTCTGagatactcctttttttttttttgagatggaggttcgctcttgttacccaggctggagtgtgcaatggctcgatctccactcacctcaacctccacctcctgggttcaagcagttcttctgcctcagcctcccttgtagctgggactacaggtgcgtgccaccatgcccggctaacctCTGAGATATTCCTAAAGGAAACCCTAGGTTTCATGGACTGCTATTAGAAGCAACTAAGCtggtagtatctttttttttttttttttaatttttaatttttattttttcgtcAATTCACTGATACAAGAATATCAACTGGTAGTATCTTTTATAGCTGCCTGTGTTCTTATAGTCTTAACTTCTAAAGAGACCCATTATTTACTCTGGGCTGTTTTCCAATACCAACAACAAACTCTCTGATTCTGAGGACACCAACGGAGTGTCCTACAAACCAGTTCACTTCTGACGCTACCAGGAGTTAGCATCACATCCCAGAAGTTAAGGGTTCAGTCTTACAAACCACCCTCACTTAAGACACCAATTGAGTCTAGAACCTCTCATATTTCTGCTCCTACAACTCCCTCCTTGAGTTTGACTATTTGTTGGAGAAGCCCACAGAACTTAGAAAAACAGTTCACTTACTTGTActgatttattataaaggatatgcCTTGTGAGCAGCCGCATGGAAGCAGTGCATAGGGCAAAGGATGGGGGAAGGGGCATAGAGATTTTCTGTCCTCTCTAGGAACACTACCCTCTCAGCATCCCAGTGTGTTCGTCAACCTGGAACTTCAAGAGTTTTTATGAAGTTTAATCTTCagtcccctctccccttcccagaGGTTGGTGGTTAGGGCTAaaagttccaaccctctaatcactTGCTCTTTCTGGTACCCAGCCCTATCTTTAGGCTATCTAGGGTTCCTGCATCAAGTTACCTCATTAACATAACCTCTGTTGACCTTGCAGTCTCAGTCATCCTTTCACTGCAGcttcccaagcagttgggactacaggtgcatgtcactgctcctggctaatttttaaatttttttgtagacacagggatccactatgttgcccaggctggt contains:
- the LOC120364925 gene encoding cytochrome c oxidase subunit 6C-like; protein product: MASEVLAKPQMRGLLARRLRIHMVGAFLISLGVAALYKFGVAEPRKKAYADFYKNYSPEKDFEEMNKAGVFRSIK